One window from the genome of Paenibacillus azoreducens encodes:
- a CDS encoding ATP-binding cassette domain-containing protein: protein MLTFDQVHFYYKKGEPVIDNMSFTIKEGEFVAVVGANGCGKSTIAKLMDGLLLPKEGHVKYREFDTSEPADVARIREQIGFVFQNPDNQFITTTVLDEVIFGLENIRVPREKMRIRAEQALQAVRMKDYAEAAPHQLSGGQKQKVAIAAILAMRPRIIIFDEATSMLDPQGRKEMLFIMHELHRQGMTIIHITHHMEEVLSVERVLLIHQGRLEFDGDPLPFFEAVPAAGYLLDQPFAVRLHKTLGLRAPLMADWKEMFRSQWSMS from the coding sequence ATGCTTACATTCGATCAAGTACATTTTTATTATAAGAAGGGCGAGCCTGTCATAGATAACATGAGTTTTACAATTAAAGAAGGCGAGTTTGTGGCGGTTGTCGGAGCGAATGGCTGCGGGAAATCCACCATTGCCAAATTAATGGACGGTTTGCTGCTTCCGAAAGAAGGACATGTGAAATATAGGGAGTTTGATACCTCAGAGCCGGCGGATGTTGCCAGGATTCGTGAGCAAATAGGTTTTGTTTTTCAAAATCCGGATAACCAATTCATTACCACGACGGTCTTGGATGAAGTGATTTTCGGCTTGGAAAATATTCGCGTGCCGAGAGAGAAAATGCGCATTCGCGCGGAACAGGCTTTGCAAGCCGTTCGAATGAAAGACTATGCAGAAGCAGCGCCGCACCAGCTATCCGGCGGGCAAAAGCAGAAGGTCGCGATCGCCGCGATACTAGCGATGCGTCCCCGCATCATCATTTTCGATGAAGCCACCTCCATGCTTGATCCGCAGGGAAGAAAGGAAATGCTGTTCATTATGCATGAGCTGCACCGCCAGGGGATGACGATCATTCACATCACTCATCATATGGAGGAAGTGCTGTCTGTTGAACGTGTGTTGCTTATTCATCAAGGACGGCTTGAGTTTGATGGTGATCCATTACCCTTTTTTGAAGCGGTACCTGCTGCCGGCTATCTATTGGATCAACCCTTTGCCGTACGTTTACATAAAACACTGGGTTTAAGGGCGCCGCTGATGGCAGATTGGAAGGAGATGTTTCGTTCCCAATGGTCTATGAGCTAA
- a CDS encoding SDR family NAD(P)-dependent oxidoreductase, translated as MQEIRHMGGEALGCCADVADPSAVTSMVDAVIAKYSCIDVLIHNAGIVRDQKCLLMKDEEWHSVLNVHLNGAFYCIQRVLPYFPEGGGDILLMTSTAGLSGSAYQVNYSAAKAGMLGIVWTLAAELRRNRIRVNAISPAALTDMTRPVIEYLKEKCASRNEPFPEFWKVGEAGDVARFAAALLAQPDQELTGEIFGVNGSKVTKWQKPTMAFSENGPEAFFETWRREREGKEN; from the coding sequence GTGCAGGAGATTCGCCATATGGGAGGCGAGGCTTTAGGGTGCTGTGCCGATGTCGCGGATCCGTCGGCCGTAACGTCGATGGTAGACGCTGTTATAGCGAAATATAGCTGTATTGACGTATTGATTCATAATGCCGGGATTGTTCGCGACCAAAAATGTCTGCTCATGAAGGATGAAGAATGGCATAGCGTTCTGAATGTGCATTTGAACGGCGCTTTTTATTGCATTCAGCGGGTACTGCCATATTTTCCGGAGGGCGGGGGAGACATCCTTTTGATGACATCGACAGCCGGATTATCCGGTTCCGCCTACCAGGTGAATTACAGTGCGGCCAAAGCAGGGATGCTCGGCATCGTATGGACGCTTGCAGCCGAACTGCGGCGCAATCGGATACGGGTGAACGCCATTTCGCCTGCCGCTTTAACGGATATGACGCGACCTGTCATCGAGTATCTTAAGGAAAAATGCGCGAGCCGCAATGAACCGTTTCCTGAATTTTGGAAAGTGGGTGAAGCGGGCGATGTCGCCCGGTTTGCAGCTGCGCTGCTCGCTCAGCCGGATCAGGAGTTGACTGGCGAAATCTTCGGGGTTAACGGTTCGAAGGTTACCAAATGGCAAAAACCGACGATGGCATTTTCCGAGAACGGTCCGGAGGCATTTTTTGAAACATGGCGGCGGGAGCGGGAGGGCAAAGAAAATTAG
- a CDS encoding MaoC family dehydratase, whose product MKKRITASAIRQYAAASGDAAAIHLDDKAAAEAGYERPIAHGMYIMGLAQSLYLAEHRSHWITACSMRFQKPLLADTMASFDFKESEDQIRVTVTSETGEVIAAGSFSVKERF is encoded by the coding sequence ATGAAAAAACGAATTACCGCAAGTGCAATCCGGCAATACGCTGCTGCTTCCGGCGATGCGGCTGCCATTCATCTGGATGATAAAGCCGCAGCTGAGGCTGGGTATGAGCGGCCCATTGCACACGGGATGTATATCATGGGGCTTGCTCAGTCCTTGTATTTGGCAGAACATCGGTCACATTGGATTACAGCTTGCAGCATGAGATTTCAAAAGCCGCTTTTAGCAGATACGATGGCAAGTTTTGACTTTAAGGAAAGCGAAGACCAAATCCGCGTGACGGTTACCTCAGAAACGGGCGAGGTGATCGCAGCGGGAAGTTTTTCGGTGAAAGAGAGGTTCTGA
- a CDS encoding FAS1-like dehydratase domain-containing protein, whose amino-acid sequence MNKLHQRIHIRADSILQYAKSIEAPVQMLDGVLIAPATMPIIFWQASDIPWFPANGTLIHGSQHFSYEAPVVAGMTLDCELSLTRVEQKTGRKGQLILYTQTLICKCCGDLIVTAETVLISVGDEA is encoded by the coding sequence ATGAATAAGCTCCATCAAAGGATTCATATTCGCGCCGATTCAATTTTGCAGTATGCGAAAAGCATTGAAGCTCCCGTGCAAATGTTAGACGGCGTTCTGATCGCTCCGGCAACCATGCCCATTATTTTCTGGCAGGCATCCGATATTCCTTGGTTTCCTGCGAACGGAACATTGATTCACGGTTCCCAGCATTTTTCTTATGAGGCACCGGTCGTGGCAGGAATGACTCTTGATTGCGAGTTATCGTTAACGAGAGTCGAGCAAAAAACGGGCCGTAAGGGGCAGCTGATCCTGTACACCCAAACCCTGATCTGCAAGTGCTGCGGCGACCTCATCGTTACGGCAGAAACTGTACTTATTTCGGTAGGTGACGAAGCATGA
- a CDS encoding thiolase family protein, with product MTEAVIVMAKRTPVGRMGGQFSELEPEELLAPLIRHIVSQTNLPQDSIDDVIIGNVVGPGGNIARVAALEAGLPVTVPGVTIDRQCGSGLEAINMAARLVQSGAGEVYLAGGVESVSRAPWKMAKPRTLMGVPQLYARARFTPSAYGDPDMGIAAENVAHKFAISREEQDQYSLRSHQKAVLSQQTGRFHQEIVPLQTDVGWVTADECPRADTSLEKLQKLPPVFLDQGTVTAGNACPINDGAALVLIMSRRKCLELRLQPILRFVDAQAAGVDPRYLGIGPVPAVRRLLTRQHLTIDDLDIVEFNEAFAAQVLASLKELEIPQDKVNPGGGALAIGHPYGASGAILMTRLCAEMLQKPYKRGLATLGIGGGIGIAALVEAVE from the coding sequence ATGACGGAAGCCGTCATTGTCATGGCTAAACGCACACCGGTCGGCAGGATGGGCGGCCAGTTCAGTGAGCTTGAACCGGAGGAATTATTAGCGCCGCTTATCCGGCATATCGTCTCCCAAACGAACCTGCCACAAGACTCCATTGATGATGTCATTATAGGCAATGTCGTTGGCCCAGGCGGAAATATTGCGCGGGTTGCTGCGCTGGAGGCCGGACTCCCGGTCACGGTGCCTGGCGTTACGATCGACCGGCAGTGCGGTTCAGGTCTGGAGGCCATTAATATGGCGGCAAGACTCGTTCAGAGCGGCGCAGGCGAGGTATATTTGGCAGGCGGCGTCGAAAGCGTGAGCCGGGCGCCGTGGAAAATGGCCAAACCGCGAACGCTAATGGGGGTTCCGCAGCTTTATGCACGTGCTCGTTTCACCCCAAGCGCTTACGGCGACCCGGATATGGGGATAGCTGCGGAAAATGTAGCCCATAAATTCGCAATTTCCAGAGAAGAACAAGATCAATACTCCTTGAGAAGCCACCAAAAGGCTGTTCTTTCACAGCAAACGGGAAGATTTCATCAGGAAATCGTTCCTCTGCAAACCGATGTTGGATGGGTTACTGCAGACGAATGTCCAAGAGCCGATACAAGTCTGGAAAAGCTGCAAAAACTGCCGCCTGTTTTTTTGGATCAAGGTACCGTTACTGCCGGAAATGCATGTCCGATCAATGATGGTGCCGCACTTGTTCTTATCATGTCGAGACGAAAATGTCTGGAGCTTAGACTGCAGCCCATTCTGCGTTTCGTGGACGCCCAAGCGGCTGGAGTAGATCCGCGGTATTTGGGCATCGGACCTGTTCCGGCCGTCCGGAGATTGTTAACCCGACAGCATCTAACCATTGACGATTTGGATATCGTTGAGTTTAATGAAGCCTTTGCCGCACAAGTATTGGCCTCATTAAAGGAACTGGAAATCCCGCAGGACAAGGTCAATCCAGGCGGCGGCGCGCTGGCTATTGGCCATCCTTATGGTGCATCCGGCGCAATCTTGATGACGCGTTTATGCGCGGAAATGCTGCAAAAACCGTATAAGCGCGGGCTGGCCACGCTTGGTATTGGCGGCGGAATCGGCATTGCCGCCTTGGTTGAGGCAGTCGAATGA
- a CDS encoding AMP-binding protein: MNLTLSLVRHAVQHPDKIALSDNQTSLTYCTLVQRMKKIAQGLKRDGLNDDKVAILSANRTEFVEVFLGAVYAGCVPVPIDPQWSKAEMNAILQLCQPGMIFTETEPAKNLDIQERDIRILSFSDEEEAGSYDDWLTALQPEAEMDDGNELLFIGFTSGTTGKPKGYMRTQLSWMTSFEATNEAFQLDSMDHIAAPGPFVHSLSLFALMQSLYNGGTFHIVRHFDAGTMLELCKRTPDMNLFVVPTMIESMIQQAIPGQTPIQALISSGGKWPEASKRKCREVFGGVKLYEYYGSSEASYISYMDVIAENKPDSVGRPFSGVEVSIRDEHFREVPAGTIGQLYIRSGMMFSGYYHLPEETAAAFRDGWLKLGDYAFLDSDGYLYMAGRSRNMMVSGGLNVFPEEVESVLQQIPAIREVMVLGVPDAYWGERITAIVKWSGEQQLTLDEIKNYCRRFLASYKAPKRLITVDQFIYTSSGKIARHAMKEYVNRGMI; this comes from the coding sequence ATGAATCTAACTTTATCTTTAGTACGACATGCTGTGCAGCATCCGGATAAAATCGCTTTATCCGACAACCAGACAAGCCTAACTTATTGCACATTGGTGCAGAGGATGAAAAAAATTGCCCAGGGACTGAAGCGGGATGGGCTCAACGATGATAAAGTCGCTATTTTATCTGCGAACCGCACTGAATTTGTGGAGGTTTTTTTAGGAGCTGTATATGCAGGATGCGTACCTGTTCCCATTGATCCACAATGGAGCAAAGCGGAAATGAACGCCATTTTACAGCTGTGTCAGCCAGGCATGATTTTTACGGAAACTGAACCTGCAAAAAACCTGGACATCCAGGAGCGGGACATCCGGATTCTTTCTTTTTCGGATGAAGAAGAGGCTGGTTCCTATGACGACTGGCTCACTGCTTTACAACCGGAAGCCGAAATGGATGACGGCAACGAATTATTATTTATCGGCTTTACGTCAGGTACGACCGGGAAACCAAAGGGGTATATGCGAACGCAATTGTCGTGGATGACAAGCTTTGAGGCGACAAACGAAGCCTTTCAGTTGGACAGCATGGATCATATTGCAGCCCCGGGCCCTTTCGTTCACTCCTTATCGTTATTCGCTTTAATGCAAAGCCTGTACAATGGGGGAACGTTTCATATCGTCAGACATTTTGATGCCGGGACGATGCTGGAACTTTGCAAACGGACTCCCGATATGAATTTGTTTGTCGTGCCGACGATGATTGAATCGATGATACAGCAGGCTATCCCTGGTCAAACGCCAATTCAGGCTCTGATCAGCTCTGGCGGAAAATGGCCGGAGGCATCGAAAAGAAAGTGCAGAGAGGTATTTGGCGGGGTTAAGCTGTACGAATATTATGGCTCGTCGGAAGCGAGCTATATCAGTTATATGGACGTCATTGCCGAAAACAAGCCCGATTCGGTAGGGAGACCCTTCTCAGGCGTAGAGGTATCCATTCGCGATGAACATTTCCGGGAGGTACCTGCCGGGACGATCGGACAACTTTACATCCGGAGCGGCATGATGTTTTCAGGGTATTATCATTTGCCCGAAGAAACGGCCGCCGCGTTTCGGGATGGATGGCTCAAGCTTGGAGACTATGCATTCTTGGATTCAGATGGCTATTTATATATGGCCGGCCGCTCCAGAAATATGATGGTATCCGGCGGTCTGAATGTTTTTCCTGAGGAAGTGGAGTCCGTGCTGCAGCAAATTCCGGCGATCCGGGAAGTCATGGTCCTCGGGGTGCCTGATGCTTATTGGGGTGAACGCATTACGGCAATCGTGAAATGGAGCGGGGAACAGCAATTAACCCTGGATGAGATAAAAAATTATTGCCGTCGTTTTTTGGCAAGCTATAAAGCGCCAAAACGGCTCATCACGGTGGATCAGTTCATTTATACCAGCAGCGGAAAAATTGCCCGCCATGCGATGAAAGAATACGTGAATAGAGGGATGATATGA
- a CDS encoding biotin transporter BioY, whose translation MKTREMVLAALFAAFIGVLGFIPPIPLGFIPVPVTAQTLGVMLAGCFLGRKTAALSVILLIVLVALGLPLLSGGRGGLSHLIGPSIGYIFSWPVAAFCIGWMTEKVWPKLKTWKVIVINFVFGVVLVSLIGAPVMAFITHTPVWAGLAGAAAFLPGDCIKAVLAAIIAVQLKPISPIEEKVQNT comes from the coding sequence TTGAAGACAAGAGAAATGGTATTAGCCGCATTATTCGCAGCATTCATAGGGGTATTGGGATTTATACCGCCCATACCGTTAGGGTTTATCCCGGTTCCCGTCACCGCACAAACGCTTGGCGTCATGCTGGCGGGATGCTTTTTGGGAAGGAAAACCGCAGCGCTCAGCGTAATTCTATTGATCGTATTGGTTGCTTTGGGTTTACCTTTACTATCCGGAGGGCGGGGAGGTCTCTCCCACCTAATCGGTCCGTCCATAGGATACATCTTTAGTTGGCCCGTCGCCGCATTCTGTATCGGATGGATGACGGAAAAGGTGTGGCCAAAGTTAAAAACATGGAAAGTCATCGTCATCAATTTTGTTTTTGGAGTTGTTCTTGTCTCTCTTATCGGCGCTCCGGTTATGGCCTTCATCACGCATACACCGGTCTGGGCCGGACTCGCGGGAGCTGCCGCATTTTTACCCGGGGATTGTATCAAAGCGGTGCTCGCCGCCATCATCGCAGTGCAATTAAAACCTATCAGTCCAATTGAAGAAAAAGTGCAGAACACGTAA
- a CDS encoding TetR family transcriptional regulator, which produces MAPKVSEEYKKERERELIEAAKKVFIEKGFVRTSMQDIMDKAGISRGALYSYFDNIEHVFIEVLKYDDQKDMQYFMPSNEGPLWPQLKNWVEEQQIYIEAINQTLVYAMAEFFLTSNYANNKDNFPYISERYNQTTDAIEKVLNEGIRKGEFSPQQSTHSIARYILSFINGLMLDTFQLGHEQTKVKDQLSVFLFSLEKLINPKSAK; this is translated from the coding sequence ATGGCACCAAAAGTTAGTGAAGAATATAAAAAAGAGAGAGAAAGAGAGTTGATAGAAGCAGCCAAGAAGGTGTTTATCGAGAAAGGATTTGTTCGTACATCTATGCAAGATATTATGGACAAAGCTGGAATATCCAGAGGTGCATTGTATAGTTATTTCGATAATATTGAACATGTTTTTATCGAAGTTCTAAAATATGATGACCAAAAAGACATGCAATATTTTATGCCATCTAATGAAGGTCCACTATGGCCACAATTAAAAAACTGGGTTGAAGAACAGCAAATTTATATTGAGGCAATTAACCAAACATTGGTCTATGCAATGGCGGAATTTTTTTTAACATCCAATTACGCAAATAATAAAGACAATTTCCCTTACATTTCTGAACGTTACAATCAAACCACTGATGCTATAGAAAAAGTATTAAATGAAGGTATTCGTAAAGGAGAATTTAGCCCTCAACAATCTACTCATTCCATTGCGAGGTATATCCTATCATTTATCAACGGTTTAATGCTGGACACGTTTCAACTGGGACATGAACAGACAAAAGTAAAGGATCAATTATCCGTCTTTCTTTTCTCTTTAGAAAAATTAATTAATCCAAAATCCGCAAAATAA
- a CDS encoding GNAT family N-acetyltransferase codes for MLFESSRVRLRKMTEEDTELYHKWRNDVDVMHSTNPSLDVYSMEATKEFVDHVILGAPAAKSYIMVEKGNEIPIGIVSLIGIDYKNRNAECIIDIGEKEYWGKGYGSEGLKLLLDYAFYEMNLHRVSLSVFSFNDRAIHLYTKIGFQQEGSSRQCLFRDGEWHDIIHMGLLQNEYFEKQKQNV; via the coding sequence ATGTTGTTTGAATCATCGAGAGTGAGATTAAGAAAGATGACAGAGGAAGATACAGAGCTATATCACAAGTGGAGAAATGATGTGGATGTTATGCATTCCACCAACCCATCTTTAGATGTTTATTCGATGGAGGCTACTAAAGAATTTGTAGATCATGTTATTTTGGGAGCTCCTGCAGCTAAAAGCTACATCATGGTTGAAAAAGGAAATGAAATACCCATCGGCATTGTATCATTGATCGGCATTGATTATAAAAATAGAAATGCTGAATGTATTATTGACATCGGGGAAAAGGAATATTGGGGAAAAGGCTATGGTTCAGAAGGGTTGAAATTACTGCTGGATTACGCTTTTTACGAAATGAATCTTCATCGAGTTTCTCTTAGTGTATTTTCATTTAATGATAGAGCTATTCATTTGTACACTAAGATCGGCTTTCAACAGGAAGGAAGCAGCAGACAATGTCTATTTAGAGATGGTGAATGGCATGACATTATTCATATGGGACTTCTGCAAAATGAATACTTTGAGAAACAAAAACAGAATGTATAA
- the tnpA gene encoding IS200/IS605 family transposase: MCYTEVMEEYRRTKTTVSLLNYHFVFCPRYRRKIFRNQAVDERFKELVRQICKEHDFKIVAMETDQDHCYLFLNVPPTYSPADIMAKVKGGTSRILRDEFDFLSALPSLWTRSYFVSTAGDVSSQTIKRYVENQRTR; the protein is encoded by the coding sequence ATGTGTTATACTGAAGTCATGGAAGAATATAGAAGAACCAAAACAACCGTAAGTCTACTCAACTATCATTTTGTGTTTTGTCCTAGATACCGTAGGAAGATATTCCGCAATCAAGCCGTTGACGAACGCTTTAAAGAGCTAGTCCGTCAAATCTGTAAGGAACACGACTTTAAGATTGTTGCAATGGAAACGGACCAAGACCACTGCTACTTATTCCTAAATGTCCCTCCAACCTACAGTCCTGCGGACATCATGGCGAAAGTGAAAGGAGGCACGTCAAGAATACTACGTGATGAGTTCGACTTTCTAAGCGCTTTACCAAGTTTATGGACTCGTAGTTATTTCGTATCCACCGCTGGAGATGTATCTTCACAAACCATAAAACGATATGTTGAAAATCAGAGAACGAGGTGA
- a CDS encoding RNA-guided endonuclease InsQ/TnpB family protein gives MAQSLTIKIKLLPTKKETELLKSSSLRYIETVNFLVSEMVAEQKITKKTSKDVAVSLNSAVKNQAIRDAKSVFKRAKKTKFQIVPVLKKPVIIWNNQNFTVTPTSICMPFVIDGRSKKLSMKALIEQRDLNLLAIATKIGTLRITCKGNKWIAQIALEVPTELTPSTKVMGVDLGIKVPAVCVTDEHEVKFVGNGRMNKYVRRYHNARRKKLGKAKKQNAIKKSRDKEQRWMKDQDHKISREIIDFAMKHNVGVIRLEQLSGIRQQTRKSRKNNHSLSNWSFYRLAQYIKYKANVAGIKVENVNPAYTSQRCPQCGHHNHALDRRYTCSNCGAREHRDLVGAWNIIFAPVIDGNSQSA, from the coding sequence ATGGCGCAATCCTTGACAATCAAGATCAAGCTACTTCCGACAAAGAAAGAAACTGAGCTTTTGAAAAGTTCGTCTTTGCGCTATATTGAAACCGTGAATTTTCTCGTTTCTGAAATGGTTGCCGAACAAAAGATAACCAAGAAAACGTCTAAAGACGTTGCAGTTTCACTCAATAGTGCGGTGAAGAATCAAGCGATCCGTGATGCCAAGAGTGTGTTCAAAAGAGCAAAGAAAACAAAATTTCAAATCGTACCCGTCTTGAAAAAGCCAGTGATCATTTGGAATAACCAAAATTTCACGGTCACGCCAACAAGTATCTGTATGCCTTTTGTGATTGACGGACGCTCGAAGAAGTTAAGTATGAAAGCACTCATTGAACAACGAGACCTTAATCTGTTAGCCATCGCAACCAAAATCGGTACGCTGAGAATCACATGCAAAGGCAACAAATGGATAGCTCAAATTGCGCTGGAAGTTCCAACCGAACTCACCCCTTCAACGAAAGTCATGGGTGTAGACTTAGGTATCAAAGTGCCTGCTGTCTGTGTCACCGATGAGCATGAAGTGAAGTTTGTTGGAAATGGACGCATGAACAAGTACGTTCGCCGATACCATAATGCTCGTCGCAAAAAGTTAGGTAAGGCTAAAAAGCAAAATGCGATTAAAAAGTCTCGTGATAAAGAGCAACGATGGATGAAAGACCAAGACCATAAAATCAGCCGTGAAATCATTGATTTCGCAATGAAACACAATGTCGGTGTGATCCGACTTGAACAGTTGTCGGGTATTCGGCAACAGACAAGAAAAAGTCGTAAAAACAATCATTCTCTAAGTAACTGGTCTTTCTACCGTTTAGCACAATACATCAAGTACAAAGCAAATGTAGCGGGTATCAAAGTGGAAAATGTAAACCCAGCATACACGAGTCAACGATGCCCTCAATGCGGGCACCACAATCATGCGTTAGATCGCAGGTATACTTGTTCGAACTGCGGTGCTAGAGAACACCGCGATTTAGTCGGTGCATGGAATATCATTTTTGCACCTGTGATTGATGGTAACAGTCAATCAGCCTAG
- a CDS encoding MFS transporter, with amino-acid sequence METSTKEAGIFGPRYRALTIGIILAVTTVAFEGLAITTIAPSLAQKLNGLHLYGWIFSAFLLAQIVGTMVIGQQINKSGVFASFIAAILIFVVGIVIAATSVNMVMLIIGRLFQGFGAGSIITCVYYSITLGYPDQLRTKILAMFSSAYILPALVGPYIAGLLAELLSWRFVFWLVLPFIGLAVVLTLPAFRKFSVKDKSASKGGRKEGLAVLLAIGTGMLLSGLGFITDWKGMVLSVAGVLIMIQPLRKLLPKGTFSARKGLPATIASRGLFVACYNATESYVVLALTEVKKLPADLAGLIVAAGALSWSTAAWLQSKLDAKDHGTGRNKRVTVGICFMIIGVAAVMLSVGLPEGGIVYAVISQIFTGFGIGLAHPTTGAIALQHASEGEEGEISASLQFTDAFSPGLSIGIGGALIAVSQTLEWGLLTGILLALSLQLLFVLVSCAVSFRIQQAKLNSQSEVSTKA; translated from the coding sequence ATGGAGACATCCACTAAGGAAGCTGGAATTTTTGGTCCCCGATACAGGGCGCTAACGATCGGTATCATTCTTGCCGTGACTACCGTGGCTTTTGAAGGGCTGGCTATTACTACGATTGCTCCGAGTCTGGCACAAAAATTGAATGGCCTTCATTTATATGGCTGGATTTTTAGCGCTTTTCTATTGGCGCAAATTGTTGGAACGATGGTAATAGGCCAGCAGATTAACAAAAGTGGCGTGTTCGCATCGTTTATTGCGGCGATTCTCATATTCGTCGTCGGCATTGTCATTGCGGCCACATCCGTGAATATGGTTATGCTGATCATCGGAAGATTGTTTCAAGGTTTTGGCGCCGGATCTATTATTACATGCGTTTATTACAGCATTACTTTAGGTTACCCCGATCAGCTAAGAACGAAAATACTTGCCATGTTTTCAAGCGCATATATTTTGCCTGCGTTAGTTGGTCCATATATCGCTGGGCTTTTAGCTGAACTTTTGTCTTGGAGATTTGTTTTTTGGCTGGTGCTTCCTTTCATCGGCTTGGCTGTCGTGCTGACGCTTCCCGCTTTCCGCAAATTTTCAGTGAAAGATAAAAGTGCCTCCAAAGGCGGCCGTAAAGAAGGATTGGCGGTGCTCCTGGCCATTGGAACGGGCATGCTGCTGAGCGGATTAGGTTTTATTACCGATTGGAAGGGAATGGTGCTTTCGGTGGCAGGGGTGCTTATCATGATTCAGCCATTGCGCAAGCTGCTGCCTAAGGGGACTTTTAGCGCAAGAAAAGGTTTGCCTGCAACCATTGCTTCAAGAGGTTTGTTTGTTGCTTGTTATAATGCCACCGAGAGCTATGTTGTTCTGGCATTGACGGAAGTGAAAAAATTGCCTGCGGATTTGGCGGGATTAATTGTGGCTGCGGGCGCATTAAGCTGGTCAACGGCGGCTTGGCTCCAGTCCAAGCTTGATGCCAAGGACCATGGAACGGGCCGGAATAAACGGGTAACGGTTGGTATTTGTTTCATGATTATCGGGGTTGCTGCGGTGATGCTGTCAGTCGGTCTGCCCGAGGGGGGAATCGTATATGCGGTTATTTCGCAAATTTTCACCGGTTTTGGGATCGGTTTGGCCCATCCGACCACGGGAGCGATTGCTTTGCAGCATGCCAGTGAAGGTGAAGAAGGAGAAATATCCGCGAGCCTTCAATTTACGGACGCATTCAGTCCGGGTTTAAGCATCGGGATCGGCGGGGCGCTTATTGCCGTGAGCCAGACGCTGGAGTGGGGATTGTTAACGGGGATTTTGTTGGCTCTATCTCTTCAGTTGCTTTTCGTTCTCGTGAGCTGTGCGGTTTCCTTCCGTATACAACAAGCAAAATTAAATTCCCAAAGCGAAGTTTCTACAAAAGCATAA